The DNA region ATTCCGTACGGCAAAATATCTCCGGGGCGGTATTCGGGTAAATTAGAGCGCCCGGGTTTTCTTCTTTCCCAGGCAACCGTAGGCGCGGTCGTATCCTTCAATATCCGGATATTCTTTACTTCTTCCCTATTGCCGACGATGTCTTCGGAATAGAATTCGACGTCTGCCCATCCTTCTTTTAGAAGAGGAATGGTTCCCTTATATTCCTGCCAATCGCCCTTATCGATCCTGAAATAGGTTTTCGTAGGTAAACGAGCTTTTCCTTTAGAGTCCGTTTTGGGAGAATTTTCGTCCCGAGGCTCCTCTAGAAATATCTCCAATTTTTCCGAAGGGTTGACGAAATCGTCGGTCTCATACCGAACCTCTTTGTATCGATCCGCGTATTCCCTGAGAGAAACGGACATAGAGGAAAGGCCTCTGATTCCTGAACTTCCGATCGCGGTGATTCTAACGTAGAAAGGAAGGAGTTCCTGCCCGTAAGTAAAGGATGATTCATACACGGTCTGTGTGGAACGTACGTTTATAAAATCGGAATGTTCGGAAAGCTCCACGAGATAAGCCGAAGCGCCCCGGACAGATCCCCATTTCAAAATTATCGTTTGGAGAGGAGGCGCTTCCACCGTCGACTTTTTCGGTTGAGATTGGGAACGCAAAACTTGGATTTGCCAAGGACCGAAAATACAGATGCAAATACAAACGGTCCGGAAGATTTCGAAAATTTTCATCGCTTCTATCTGAAAGAGAAAAAACTCATTTCGTCGGAATTTACTGGATCTCGACCCGATCCGGGAGAGGGGTAGGGGTTGTGGGCTTTTTCCCCTTTTCCACAGTCGTACCGAATCCGGCAGGCACTTTTACGATGGATCCTTGGGCACCTACTTCCAATTCCCCCTCGTAACATCCAATCAAACTCTTTTCAGGAATACTGGAATCCACGTAAAATTCGGTTCCGCGAACTCCGACCATGGCTACAGGAGTGACCACGAAGAGTTTGTATTTTTTTCCTTTGTCTTTTTCCGAGACTGCGGACTGCACAGATCCGGAATTCACTTGGACTGCCTTCGCATTTTCGGCGGTATCCTGTTTGTATTCCGCAAGAGATTGAGCGCCGCTCGAAATGATTCTCAATAGGGAATTTTGTCGGACATCGAACGAAATCCGAGTTTTTAGAAACGCGAATCTAAGCGCAGATTTTTCCTTCGTACGAATCCATTCGTTGGTATAGAGAGTGGCATTTTTACCGATCTTGGCCCAGCTTCCCGCATTCGT from Leptospira fletcheri includes:
- a CDS encoding S-layer protein → MKIFEIFRTVCICICIFGPWQIQVLRSQSQPKKSTVEAPPLQTIILKWGSVRGASAYLVELSEHSDFINVRSTQTVYESSFTYGQELLPFYVRITAIGSSGIRGLSSMSVSLREYADRYKEVRYETDDFVNPSEKLEIFLEEPRDENSPKTDSKGKARLPTKTYFRIDKGDWQEYKGTIPLLKEGWADVEFYSEDIVGNREEVKNIRILKDTTAPTVAWERRKPGRSNLPEYRPGDILPYGIFEEGSGIRFLEVELKSETPGARKTGRQRKREFSGNKPSFRSEYKLPESLQEGIWILQWKSEDKAGNRNTGEFPIAIDPKGPSCEIVLPGTRKEGDVYLLNDKSKVHVFCNDETSGMKEVLITISSEEGVTEFQNQEPFPLPIGKSTVTIRASDTLGNSSEFHYKVEVLDPNWPKGGTRFEVKK
- a CDS encoding LysM peptidoglycan-binding domain-containing protein, encoding MQFESLRSVPAKVIPVFLGILFIHLIPEIHPGFEFSGSVSKLSAQTQDNKGAHDDVFEYKVKKNDTLSKISKQFLEDPGKWKELLKYNEIPNPSLIREGITLKIPGYLRKDSIPAVPTTTVAASPEGIVELAVGVVESSKDFNPVTNAGSWAKIGKNATLYTNEWIRTKEKSALRFAFLKTRISFDVRQNSLLRIISSGAQSLAEYKQDTAENAKAVQVNSGSVQSAVSEKDKGKKYKLFVVTPVAMVGVRGTEFYVDSSIPEKSLIGCYEGELEVGAQGSIVKVPAGFGTTVEKGKKPTTPTPLPDRVEIQ